A single genomic interval of Daucus carota subsp. sativus chromosome 1, DH1 v3.0, whole genome shotgun sequence harbors:
- the LOC108202535 gene encoding protein TIFY 4A isoform X1: MPESDVMTPEESISKSILEKPLHQLTEDDISQLTREDCRRYLKDKGMRRPSWNKSQAIQQVISLKALLEPASDSDAATARKKLHIPRPQIVPNRVPRGTSADTEISVSADESVPCTQKVPEVNPDSSSDLQGGLVPAYNETVPPRTTGVASKQVEQLTIFYCGKVNVYDDVPFAKAQAIMQLAASPLQFPQETSLEGNTVFRSLPCHLQPASVKVGLDSSVTVLPNLRAVKMIDNCTAQVEESNIAREENNAEGTASRKESVRRYLEKKKDRGRFKSKRKVGGSSITGLDFCLNHHMGNQTPNEHSGRSGAFSPVPIRSPNMRNSSGSLESNMLKNANYPVVVDDKDSQE, encoded by the exons ATGCCGGAATCTGACGTCATGACGCCGGAAGAAAGCATCAGCAAGTCAATACTTGAGAAGCCTCTCCACCAGCTCACCGAAGATGACATTTCTCAGCTCACTCGCGAAGATTGCCGTCGTTATCTCAAAGACAAAG GTATGAGGAGACCGTCGTGGAACAAATCTCAGGCGATCCAGCAAGTTATATCTCTTAAGGCGCTTCTTGAACCGGCTTCTGATTCCGATGCTGCTACTGCTCGCAAAAAGCTCCACATTCCTCGCCCTCAGATTGTACCTAATCGA GTGCCTAGAGGTACGAGTGCTGATACAGAGATATCTGTTTCAGCTGATGAATCAGTTCCGTGTACGCAAAAAGTGCCGGAGGTGAATCCTGATAGTTCTAGTGATTTGCAGGGAGGACTTGTTCCTGCTTATAATGAAACTGTTCCTCCTAG AACTACAGGTGTTGCTAGCAAACAAGTTGAACAACTGACGATCTTCTATTGCGGCAAGGTGAATGTTTATGACGATGTTCCATTTGCGAAG GCACAAGCTATAATGCAGCTTGCTGCAAGCCCACTTCAGTTTCCTCAGGAGACTTCACTTGAAGGAAATACAGTGTTTAGGTCTTTACCTTGTCATTTACAACCTGCAAGCGTCAAAGTTGGCTTAGATTCTTCTGTCACGGTGTTGCCAAACTTGCGTGCAG TTAAAATGATAGATAACTGTACAGCACAAGTTGAAGAAAGCAACATTGCTCGTGAAGAAAACAATG CTGAAGGTACAGCAAGCAGAAAAGAATCTGTGCGGAGATACCTTGAGAAGAAAAAAGACCG GGGAAGGTTTAAGAGCAAGAGAAAGGTAGGAGGTTCTTCAATTACTGGCCTGGACTTTTGCTTAAATCATCATATGGGGAATCAGACTCCAAATGAGCATTCTGGAAGGAGTGGTGCTTTCTCCCCAGTACCAATCAGATCACCAAATATGCGCAACAGTAGTGGCTCGCTGGAGAGCAATATGTTGAAGAATGCTAATTATCCAGTTGTTGTGGATGACAAAG ATTCACAGGAATGA
- the LOC108204404 gene encoding heat stress transcription factor A-7a isoform X2: MVLQPQPMEGLNEIGPPPFLNKTFDMVDDPATAHIVSWSRGGHSFAVWDPHAFSTNLLPRYFKHNNFSSFVRQLNTYGFRKIDPDLWEFANEAFLRGQKHLLRNIKRQKAPSQPPVEAGQFGMDGEVEGLKRDKQVLLMELAKLGQQQLDTRAYLLSMEQRLQGTEKKQQHMMSFLARAIQNPAFINQLVQQKEKRKDLEDSITKKRRRPIDQGRRGFELGESSQSTRGVLKPIKAEPTEFGDYYGLPVSELDVLALEMQGFGRARSEKEEENEGFEKFESDDKELDDEFWEELLSDGFNDELGTSGNEEGEEEDVSVLAHRIGFLGSSPK, from the exons ATGGTATTGCAGCCACAGCCAATGGAGGGGTTAAATGAAATAGGCCCTCCACCCTTTCTTAACAAAACATTTGATATGGTTGATGATCCAGCCACTGCTCACATTGTTTCTTGGAGTAGAGGGGGTCATAGCTTTGCTGTATGGGACCCTCATGCTTTCTCTACCAATCTTCTCCCAAGATACTTCAAGCACAATAACTTCTCAAGCTTTGTGAGACAGCTGAATACTTAT GGTTTTAGAAAGATTGATCCAGACCTATGGGAGTTTGCGAATGAAGCATTTCTACGTGGTCAGAAGCATCTTCTAAGAAATATAAAGAGACAAAAGGCGCCTTCTCAGCCTCCTGTTGAAGCTGGACAGTTTGGAATGGATGGGGAAGTCGAAGGTCTGAAGCGTGACAAACAGGTTCTACTGATGGAACTAGCAAAACTTGGGCAACAGCAGCTAGATACCCGAGCTTACCTGTTATCCATGGAGCAGAGGCTACAAGGGACAGAAAAGAAACAGCAACATATGATGAGTTTCCTAGCAAGAGCCATACAAAATCCTGCTTTCATAAACCAGTTAGTCCAGCAAaaggagaaaagaaaagatcTGGAAGATTCAATTACTAAAAAAAGGCGGCGCCCAATTGATCAAGGCCGCAGAGGTTTTGAACTTGGAGAATCAAGCCAAAGCACTCGAGGAGTACTAAAGCCCATCAAAGCTGAGCCTACAGAATTTGGAGACTATTATGGGCTTCCAGTGTCTGAACTGGACGTACTTGCATTAGAAATGCAGGGATTCGGTAGAGCAAGGAGTgagaaagaggaagaaaatgAAGGGTTTGAGAAATTTGAGAGTGATGATAAAGAACTTGATGACGAATTCTGGGAAGAATTATTGAGCGATGGATTTAATGATGAATTAGGTACCAGTGGAAATGAAGAAGGTGAGGAGGAAGATGTCAGTGTCCTGGCTCATAGGATAGGCTTCTTAGGTTCAAGCCCCAAATAG
- the LOC108204403 gene encoding protein indeterminate-domain 12 encodes MFHSVKMTSHSNSLSEEASCVSSFGSLKPLVSNLSPVDHQQTQHKIKRKRNLPGNPDPDAEVIALSPKTLMTTNRFVCEICNKGFQRDQNLQLHRRGHNLPWKLKQRNSKDVIKKKAYVCPEPSCVHHHPSRALGDLTGIKKHFCRKHGEKKWKCEKCSKIYAVQSDWKAHTKTCGTREYRCDCGTLFSRKDSFVTHRAFCDALAEESARLCAANVPILMSPSSATNNTHYQFPLLSVPDFLNQHQDHHLNQLPQNPPIHISFNPWDPPPPSPALNIKAETNHDLQAVNASSPLLFYQDAPSFMPSSLRQPTPSSAHLSATALLQKAATVGTHAAGQAPSTMANIGGGVHVSASMAPEYLGSYAAMQQQKSEGLTRDFLGLTGGERGDHRGNVDVNVNVNVNLRSLLSYTGGVEFPVYDRDHSLIRTRVGFGSDPHGSDTWGNC; translated from the exons ATGTTTCATTCTGTCAAAATGACTTCTCACTCTAATTCTTTATCTGAAGAAGCTAGCTGTGTCTCTTCTTTTGGTAGCTTAAAGCCACTTGTCTCAAATCTCTCTCCTGTTGATCATCAACAAACACAGCACAAAATCAAGAGAAAGAGAAACCTCCCTGGAAATCcag ATCCTGATGCAGAAGTGATTGCATTGTCTCCAAAGACACTGATGACAACAAACAGATTTGTGTGTGAGATATGCAACAAAGGGTTTCAGAGGGATCAGAATCTGCAGCTTCACAGGAGAGGTCATAATCTACCATGGAAACTGAAGCAGAGAAACAGTAAAGATGTGATCAAGAAGAAAGCCTATGTGTGCCCTGAGCCCTCTTGTGTGCATCACCATCCTTCAAGAGCCCTTGGTGATCTCACTGGCATCAAGAAACACTTTTGTAGAAAACATGGGGAGAAGAAATGGAAGTGTGAGAAGTGTTCTAAGATCTATGCTGTTCAATCAGATTGGAAGGCTCACACTAAAACTTGTGGAACTAGAGAGTATAGATGTGACTGTGGGACCCTCTTCTCCAg GAAGGATAGCTTTGTTACACACAGGGCATTCTGTGATGCTCTTGCAGAGGAAAGTGCCAGGCTCTGTGCAGCCAATGTCCCCATACTCATGTCACCATCATCTGCTACTAATAACACTCATTACCAATTTCCCCTCCTGTCTGTCCCTGATTTCTTGAACCAACACCAagatcatcatctgaatcagctGCCACAAAACCCACCAATCCATATCTCCTTCAACCCCTGGGACCCACCTCCCCCAAGCCCTGCTCTCAACATCAAAGCTGAGACCAACCATGATCTTCAGGCTGTGAATGCTTCTTCACCATTGTTGTTCTACCAAGATGCTCCTAGCTTCATGCCTTCATCTTTAAGGCAACCAACACCTTCCTCGGCACACCTCTCGGCTACTGCATTGCTCCAGAAGGCGGCCACGGTGGGGACGCATGCCGCGGGGCAGGCGCCCTCCACCATGGCCAACATTGGTGGTGGGGTCCATGTGAGTGCCAGCATGGCACCGGAGTACCTTGGGAGCTACGCTGCCATGCAGCAGCAGAAGAGTGAAGGTTTGACCAGAGATTTTCTCGGGTTGACTGGAGGGGAGAGGGGTGATCACAGAGGCAATGTGGACGTGAATGTTAACGTTAACGTCAACTTGAGGAGCCTGCTATCGTACACAGGGGGTGTTGAGTTCCCGGTGTATGACCGTGACCATTCGCTCATCAGGACCCGGGTCGGGTTTGGATCCGACCCGCATGGTTCTGACACTTGGGGCAACTGTTAA
- the LOC135150873 gene encoding uncharacterized protein LOC135150873: protein MFLVKELPTSFVEHLGRYIPADLEISVSCGVKILGGYNRKEKKINGLSSLCNMVGYRHLNSFNVLLLTYYGREKFTVSAFDSAMVEIFVKVIPAVHVERFAVLEPSFEIVVQPFHLLRYSYGVDIPSKFSKLSDRWDRLDYITVYEGKRCWKLQVRARRHGNRMCIHDGWIKFRSDMRLAVGDVMKFIWQSESIRNFDVLVLKKVQNAD from the exons ATGTTTTTGGTTAAGGAGCTGCCTACTTCCTTTGTTGAGCATTTGGGTAGGTATATTCCAGCAGACTTGGAAATATCTGTGAGTTGTGGTGTTAAGATTCTTGGTGGATATAATCgcaaggaaaagaaaatcaatggGTTGTCTAGTCTGTGCAACATGGTGGGTTATCGTCACTTGAACTCCTTTAATGTGTTGCTCCTAACCTATTATGGTCGAGAGAAGTTCACTGTCTCGGCTTTTGATTCGGCCATGGTAGAAATCTTTGTGAAAGTTATCCCTGCTGTTCATG TTGAGAGATTTGCTGTTTTGGAGCCATCATTTGAAATTGTTGTCCAACCCTTCCATTTGCTTCGTTACTCTTATGGAGTG gACATTCCTTCAAAGTTCAGCAAGCTTTCTGATCGATGGGATCGTCTTGACTACATTACTGTATATGAGGGCAAACGATGTTGGAAGCTGCAAGTTCGTGCCAGGAGACATGGAAATCGAATGTGCATACATGATGGCTGGATCAAGTTTCGCTCGGACATGCGTCTTGCTGTTGGTGACGTAATGAAGTTCATTTGGCAGAGTGAAAGCATTCGTAACTTTGATGTGTTGGTGCTGAAGAAAGTCCAAAATGCAGACTGA
- the LOC108202535 gene encoding protein TIFY 4A isoform X2: MPESDVMTPEESISKSILEKPLHQLTEDDISQLTREDCRRYLKDKGMRRPSWNKSQAIQQVISLKALLEPASDSDAATARKKLHIPRPQIVPNRVPRGTSADTEISVSADESVPCTQKVPEVNPDSSSDLQGGLVPAYNETVPPRTTGVASKQVEQLTIFYCGKVNVYDDVPFAKAQAIMQLAASPLQFPQETSLEGNTVFRSLPCHLQPASVKVGLDSSVTVLPNLRAVKMIDNCTAQVEESNIAREENNAEGTASRKESVRRYLEKKKDRFKSKRKVGGSSITGLDFCLNHHMGNQTPNEHSGRSGAFSPVPIRSPNMRNSSGSLESNMLKNANYPVVVDDKDSQE, translated from the exons ATGCCGGAATCTGACGTCATGACGCCGGAAGAAAGCATCAGCAAGTCAATACTTGAGAAGCCTCTCCACCAGCTCACCGAAGATGACATTTCTCAGCTCACTCGCGAAGATTGCCGTCGTTATCTCAAAGACAAAG GTATGAGGAGACCGTCGTGGAACAAATCTCAGGCGATCCAGCAAGTTATATCTCTTAAGGCGCTTCTTGAACCGGCTTCTGATTCCGATGCTGCTACTGCTCGCAAAAAGCTCCACATTCCTCGCCCTCAGATTGTACCTAATCGA GTGCCTAGAGGTACGAGTGCTGATACAGAGATATCTGTTTCAGCTGATGAATCAGTTCCGTGTACGCAAAAAGTGCCGGAGGTGAATCCTGATAGTTCTAGTGATTTGCAGGGAGGACTTGTTCCTGCTTATAATGAAACTGTTCCTCCTAG AACTACAGGTGTTGCTAGCAAACAAGTTGAACAACTGACGATCTTCTATTGCGGCAAGGTGAATGTTTATGACGATGTTCCATTTGCGAAG GCACAAGCTATAATGCAGCTTGCTGCAAGCCCACTTCAGTTTCCTCAGGAGACTTCACTTGAAGGAAATACAGTGTTTAGGTCTTTACCTTGTCATTTACAACCTGCAAGCGTCAAAGTTGGCTTAGATTCTTCTGTCACGGTGTTGCCAAACTTGCGTGCAG TTAAAATGATAGATAACTGTACAGCACAAGTTGAAGAAAGCAACATTGCTCGTGAAGAAAACAATG CTGAAGGTACAGCAAGCAGAAAAGAATCTGTGCGGAGATACCTTGAGAAGAAAAAAGACCG GTTTAAGAGCAAGAGAAAGGTAGGAGGTTCTTCAATTACTGGCCTGGACTTTTGCTTAAATCATCATATGGGGAATCAGACTCCAAATGAGCATTCTGGAAGGAGTGGTGCTTTCTCCCCAGTACCAATCAGATCACCAAATATGCGCAACAGTAGTGGCTCGCTGGAGAGCAATATGTTGAAGAATGCTAATTATCCAGTTGTTGTGGATGACAAAG ATTCACAGGAATGA
- the LOC108204404 gene encoding heat stress transcription factor A-7a isoform X1 → MNPSYPVKKENPGSSSSSGEQQEMVLQPQPMEGLNEIGPPPFLNKTFDMVDDPATAHIVSWSRGGHSFAVWDPHAFSTNLLPRYFKHNNFSSFVRQLNTYGFRKIDPDLWEFANEAFLRGQKHLLRNIKRQKAPSQPPVEAGQFGMDGEVEGLKRDKQVLLMELAKLGQQQLDTRAYLLSMEQRLQGTEKKQQHMMSFLARAIQNPAFINQLVQQKEKRKDLEDSITKKRRRPIDQGRRGFELGESSQSTRGVLKPIKAEPTEFGDYYGLPVSELDVLALEMQGFGRARSEKEEENEGFEKFESDDKELDDEFWEELLSDGFNDELGTSGNEEGEEEDVSVLAHRIGFLGSSPK, encoded by the exons ATGAATCCCTCATACCCAGTTAAAAAGGAGAATCCAGGATCAAGTTCTTCGAGCGGAGAACAACAGGAGATGGTATTGCAGCCACAGCCAATGGAGGGGTTAAATGAAATAGGCCCTCCACCCTTTCTTAACAAAACATTTGATATGGTTGATGATCCAGCCACTGCTCACATTGTTTCTTGGAGTAGAGGGGGTCATAGCTTTGCTGTATGGGACCCTCATGCTTTCTCTACCAATCTTCTCCCAAGATACTTCAAGCACAATAACTTCTCAAGCTTTGTGAGACAGCTGAATACTTAT GGTTTTAGAAAGATTGATCCAGACCTATGGGAGTTTGCGAATGAAGCATTTCTACGTGGTCAGAAGCATCTTCTAAGAAATATAAAGAGACAAAAGGCGCCTTCTCAGCCTCCTGTTGAAGCTGGACAGTTTGGAATGGATGGGGAAGTCGAAGGTCTGAAGCGTGACAAACAGGTTCTACTGATGGAACTAGCAAAACTTGGGCAACAGCAGCTAGATACCCGAGCTTACCTGTTATCCATGGAGCAGAGGCTACAAGGGACAGAAAAGAAACAGCAACATATGATGAGTTTCCTAGCAAGAGCCATACAAAATCCTGCTTTCATAAACCAGTTAGTCCAGCAAaaggagaaaagaaaagatcTGGAAGATTCAATTACTAAAAAAAGGCGGCGCCCAATTGATCAAGGCCGCAGAGGTTTTGAACTTGGAGAATCAAGCCAAAGCACTCGAGGAGTACTAAAGCCCATCAAAGCTGAGCCTACAGAATTTGGAGACTATTATGGGCTTCCAGTGTCTGAACTGGACGTACTTGCATTAGAAATGCAGGGATTCGGTAGAGCAAGGAGTgagaaagaggaagaaaatgAAGGGTTTGAGAAATTTGAGAGTGATGATAAAGAACTTGATGACGAATTCTGGGAAGAATTATTGAGCGATGGATTTAATGATGAATTAGGTACCAGTGGAAATGAAGAAGGTGAGGAGGAAGATGTCAGTGTCCTGGCTCATAGGATAGGCTTCTTAGGTTCAAGCCCCAAATAG